From Garra rufa chromosome 19, GarRuf1.0, whole genome shotgun sequence, the proteins below share one genomic window:
- the LOC141292365 gene encoding growth arrest and DNA damage-inducible protein GADD45 gamma-like has product MVNEGKSLSEALLSAKAEGRLTVGVYECAKIMNEDPDSVSFCLLATDDFECDIALQIHFTLIQAFCFDNDISIVRVNDLKRLNALVGGKGQLEDAHCVLITNPTEDSWEDPALEKLHLFCEESRSYNEWVPEITLPER; this is encoded by the exons ATGGTGAATGAAGGAAAATCTCTGTCTGAAGCCCTGCTGTCCGCCAAGGCGGAGGGTCGCCTTACTGTTGGCGTGTATGAATGCGCAAAAATAATGAACGA GGATCCTGATAGCGTGTCTTTCTGCCTTTTGGCCACTGATGACTTTGAGTGCGACATCGCTCTCCAGATCCATTTTACTCTGATCCAAGCATTTTGCTTTGACAACGACATCAGCATTGTCAGAGTAAACGACCTGAAGCGTCTCAACGCTCTTGTTGGTGGAAAGGGCCAACTTGAGGACGCTCACTGTGTCCTTATAACG AACCCTACCGAGGACTCCTGGGAGGATCCAGCTCTGGAGAAGCTTCACTTGTTCTGTGAAGAAAGTCGCAGTTATAACGAGTGGGTTCCTGAGATCACTCTGCCCGAGCGTTGA
- the ghrb gene encoding growth hormone receptor b, with the protein MEAALLICILLTCAVATQSVPPTIQGQTSTLPHLTGCFSRELMTFHCQWETGSPQNHTELDDLRLFYILETDSKKWMECPSYSSVRKNECYFDSSNTIIWFPYVVQLRSHSLDVVYDEMSFNVEDIVFPDPPVGLNWTLLSMGSDGLIADVVVSWDPPPSATENVKIGWILLVYETQYREKGSDQWNSLDNGKDTQAYIYGLRSNIEYEVRVRAKMRGYNFGVFSDSVFILITNKESRIPITAVLVFAAVGIAVVLMLVVVSRQQKLMVIFLPPVPGPKIKGIDPVLLQKGQLSEFTSILGTHPGLRPELYSNDPWVEFIEVDIDEPHESQEELLIADSPVSDSPQMSSSFRDDDSGRASCCDPDLSDHDQTELHHPSANSHDGFHPLSRAQSGPQQPAPICPQETPWSNSLYSQVSDVTHRGEVLLSPEEQVMMALKDEDHNKKKESQQLVVIPDERGYTSEFVASAISAHHNKPNPPTEQLQSQEQHSAFRDLQNLSTETVTSLQSTAFPILAKPNSPEYTMVDGVDWKNSLLLKPNTPTAPQKAVRKTLPTPEGYLTPDLLDNITP; encoded by the exons ATGGAGGCCGCTCTTCTCATCTGTATCTTGTTGACCTGTGCTGTGGCAACACAAAGTGTGCCTCCTACAATACAAG GTCAGACTTCAACACTGCCTCATCTGACTGGCTGCTTTTCTCGAGAGCTGATGACTTTCCATTGTCAGTGGGAGACTGGATCCCCCCAGAACCACACAGAACTCGACGATCTGAGACTTTTCTACATATTAGAAAC GGATTCCAAGAAATGGATGGAATGTCCAAGTTACAGTTCTGTAAGGAAAAATGAATGCTACTTTGATTCCAGTAACACTATCATATGGTTCCCATACGTGGTCCAACTGCGTTCACACTCTCTTGACGTTGTTTATGATGAAATGTCCTTCAACGTAGAAGACATTG TGTTTCCAGACCCACCTGTAGGACTGAACTGGACTCTTTTGAGCATGGGCTCAGATGGCTTAATCGCTGATGTGGTTGTGAGCTGGGATCCACCCCCATCTGCTACAGAGAATGTGAAGATAGGATGGATCTTGCTGGTATACGAGACGCAGTACAGAGAAAAGGGTTCAGACCAGTGGAACTCG CTGGATAACGGCAAAGACACACAGGCGTACATCTATGGTCTGCGCAGCAACATTGAATATGAAGTCAGAGTCAGGGCAAAAATGAGAGGCTACAACTTCGGTGTCTTCAGTGACTCCGTCTTTATACTCATTACTAACAAAG AATCAAGAATTCCTATTACAGCTGTGTTGGTCTTTGCTGCCGTTGGTATCGCAGTTGTTTTGATGCTGGTTGTAGTTTCACGTCAACAAAA GTTAATGGTGATTTTCCTGCCGCCAGTCCCTGGACCAAAAATCAAAGGAATTGACCCTGTGCTTTTACAG AAAGGTCAGCTGAGTGAATTCACGTCAATCTTAGGCACCCATCCGGGCTTGCGGCCAGAACTGTACAGCAACGATCCATGGGTAGAGTTCATAGAGGTGGACATTGACGAACCACATGAGAGCCAGGAGGAGCTCCTTATCGCCGATTCTCCGGTCTCTGACTCACCTCAAATGTCTAGTAGTTTTAGAGATGATGACTCAGGTCGGGCTAGCTGCTGTGATCCAGACCTGTCAGATCACGATCAAACAGAGCTACATCACCCTTCAGCCAACAGCCACGATGGTTTCCACCCATTGTCACGTGCACAGTCAGGGCCACAGCAACCTGCACCCATCTGTCCACAAGAGACTCCCTGGTCAAACAGTCTTTACTCACAAGTGAGTGATGTCACTCATCGTGGTGAAGTTTTGCTTTCTCCTGAAGAGCAAGTAATGATGGCTCTGAAGGATGAAGATCACAATAAGAAGAAAGAAAGCCAACAGTTGGTGGTGATCCCTGACGAAAGAGGCTACACCTCTGAGTTTGTTGCTAGCGCAATCAGCGCCCACCACAATAAACCAAACCCACCGACAGAACAATTACAGAGTCAAGAACAACACAGTGCATTCAGAGACCTTCAAAACCTGAGCACTGAGACAGTTACGTCCCTTCAGTCCACTGCATTTCCCATCCTTGCAAAGCCTAACAGTCCAGAGTACACCATGGTAGACGGTGTGGACTGGAAAAACAGTCTCCTCCTGAAACCAAATACACCAACTGCCCCACAGAAGGCAGTGAGGAAGACTTTGCCCACTCCTGAAGGGTACTTGACTCCTGACTTACTCGACAACATTACACCTTAA
- the nim1kb gene encoding serine/threonine-protein kinase NIM1 — protein sequence MPARASQVLPQVHRHNIYTLTDSSECLSETEEDTHLSKRLTPLEKLMLEMCKDEGVIKELTVGRRVGFYKVRGQIGCGNFSKVKLAVHALTKDKVAIKIMDKMRLDLQTQRMLSREISNMESLYHPNLLQLYEVLETPSRLYLVLEFAGGGDLHTRITSGGKLSDEESKIVFAQILSAVKYMVRPSISTICCFLKCR from the exons ATGCCTGCAAGGGCAAGTCAGGTGTTGCCGCAGGTGCATCGGCACAACATTTACACTCTGACGGACAGCTCAGAATGTCTGTCAGAGACGGAAGAGGACACACACCTTTCCAAGCGCCTGACACCCCTGGAGAAGTTAATGCTGGAAATGTGCAAAGACGAAGGTGTCATAAAGGAGCTGACGGTGGGCAGAAGGGTGGGCTTCTATAAAGTCCGAGGTCAGATCGGCTGTGGGAACTTTTCGAAGGTCAAACTAGCCGTCCACGCCCTCACCAAAG ACAAGGTTGCCATTAAGATCATGGATAAGATGAGGCTCGATCTGCAGACCCAGAGGATGCTGTCTAGAGAGATCTCCAACATGGAGAGCTTGTATCACCCAAACTTATTGCAGCTCTATGAGGTATTGGAGACTCCAAGTCGGCTGTACCTGGTTTTGGAGTTTGCCGGAGGAGGAGATCTTCACACCAGAATCACCTCAGGAGGAAAACTCTCCGACGAAGAGAGCAAGATTGTATTCGCTCAGATCCTGTCAGCAGTTAAATACATGGTTAGACCATCTATATCAACAATATGTTGCTTTTTAAAATGTAGATAA
- the LOC141292141 gene encoding coiled-coil domain-containing protein 152, which produces MKKLTVVDLTELVKDFIQLEHKITEMKGENTTLEIQLDETGRLLKISQNKEKQLTEERDGLLETVKGLQHTLQQQCDLRVENEGLKNASLQMKKEYEAQVKESNTHLQRMAAEMKALQDQHQRELEDCVEEAQRKLDAKDTELKVAYERNECALEEMRRQMREKEKEMQSQIIKLQMEFGAKLARAQSMSAKSQPQAQSSAPRPQNIFKRKLQFIQEEKNKEIEALRQRVRELEQQSLHGLMDARLKRRKN; this is translated from the exons ATGAAAAAGCTCACTGTCGTCGACTTGACTGAACTTGTCAAAGATTTTATCCAACTGGAGCAT AAAATTACAGAGATGAAAGGGGAAAACACTACTCTGGAAATACAGCTGGACGAGACTGGCAGACTTCTAAAAATATCACAGAACAAGGAAAAACAATTAACTGAAG AGAGAGATGGGCTTTTGGAAACTGTCAAAGGTCTACAACACACCTTACAACAACAGTGCGACCTCAGAG TTGAAAACGAAGGGCTGAAAAATGCATCTCTTCAGATGAAGAAAGAATATGAAGCTCAGGTTAAG GAAAGCAATACTCACCTACAGAGGATGGCAGCTGAGATGAAAGCACTACAAGATCAACACCAGAGGGAGTTAGAAGACTGTGTTGAAGAAGCACAAAGGAAAC TGGATGCTAAAGATACTGAACTGAAAGTGGCTTATGAGAGAAATGAATGCGCTTTGGAGGAGATGAGAAGACAGATGAGAGAGAAGGAGAAAGAAATGCAAAGCCAAATCATTAAACTTCAAATGGAG TTTGGTGCTAAGCTTGCAAGGGCCCAGAGCATGTCTGCGAAGAGTCAGCCACAGGCACAATCATCTGCTCCTCGTCCACAGAACATCTTTAAAAGA AAGCTCCAGTTCATTCAGGAGGAGAAAAACAAAGAGATTGAGGCTCTGCGTCAGAGGGTGAGAGAGCTGGAGCAGCAGAGCCTTCACGGATTGATGGACGCTCGTCTGAAGAGGAGGAAGAACTGA